The genomic window ATCGAAAGAAGGGAAATGACCTTTCAGTCAGTGCCAGGTGAAGAGCGTGGATGCTGGTCAGTACTGAAGACATTCCTTACTCACACCACCTCGCATTTTCCAGTCTCTCAATGAAGTAGGTGCCTGAAAGCCAGAGGTCACCTGTGCTCACATCTTTTGGTCACCACTTTGACAAATGCAGAATGAAGCTTTGAAGTAAAGAGGTTtgtactggggccggtgctgtggttagcaggtaaagccgccacctgcagtgccagcattccatatgggtgccagttcgagtcccggctgctccacttccgatccggctctctgctatggcctgggaaagcagtggaaggtggcccaaagcttgggcccttgcacccgcgtgggagacccagaagaggctcctggctcctggatcgccacagttccggccattgcagccagttggggagtgaaccatcggatggaagacctctctctctctgcctctcccctgtgtaactctgattctcaagtccttgcaagtgccagcatcccatatggtattggttcgagtcccaactgctccacttccgatggcctggaaaagcagtagaagatggcccaagtccttgggcccctgcacccacgtgggagatccaaataagctcctggcttcagatggacccagctccagctgtttgttGCAGcgatttggaaagtgaaccagcagatggaagacttctttctctctttgcctctgcctctctgtaattttcaaataaataaaaatctttaaaggaaaaaagattgtttttatgggacggtgctgtggcatagtagattaggcctcccgcctgcagtgccggcatcccttataggtaccagttcaagtcctggctgctctacttccgatccagctccctgatagtggcctgggaaagcagcagaagatgccccaagtgcttgagcccctgcacccaactggaAGACccaaataagctcctggcttctgactggcccagctccgcctttgaggccatttggggagtgaaccagcagatggaagacctttctctctctgtaactctgcctctcaaataaataaatctaaataaaaagtttttaattaaaggccaactggggtaggtgtttggtacagcagctaagctaccacttgagatgccaacaCACTATATTAAAGtggccagggttcaagtcccagccctgcttccaattctaagTTCCTGCTACTGCCTGCCCTGGAGGCGGCAGgtaatggctctagtacttgggcccctgccacctatgtgggaaacacagactgAGGTccatgctcctagcttcagcctggccaaactaGCTGTCACAGGTatatgggaagtgaatcagtagatgaaaaattctctctgcTGCACACATtaggggagtgcaccagcagatggaaaatttctttcaaataaaataatttttttgttttaaaatttaaagccaATTAAAGACATTCGGCCAAATCCTCCACCTGAGCATCCCTATTGAGAAAGCTAATGAACAGAAGACTATTCAACTCTCACCTTGCCTGGATGAGCACCTTATCTGGATGCCATTTTGGTGGCTCTTAATTTGTCCACCAGGCTACCAAGTCCCCAAGAAGTGACTTGGTTCAAAGTCATcaagacaggggccagcactgtggcataaaggccaccaccacctgcagtgctggttgctccactaccaatccagctccctgctaatgcacccaggtaagcagcagcagatggcccaagtccctggggctcggcacccatgtgggagacctggatggagctcctggctcctggcttcagcctggcccagccctgtccgctgcagctgtttggggagtgaatctgcagatggaagacctctctcctttctctctgcctctcaaatcaatcaatattaaaataaataaataaataaataaaagacaactgACATTTTATCAGAGCCAAAAACACATACATATTCTGGCTGCAAACCTTCAAcaaaatataattcatataatTGACAGATGACAGCCTGGATTCTTTAAAGGGGATTGAGGGACAGATCCAAATTTAGGGGTAAACAATGTCAGTGAAAACTACTTAAGACATAAACATTAGTTTCATGCCCTTAGGGGTGAAAATactaggatacttcaaaaaggtcacagaaaaattgcattaaaaataacgtattctccatgaactttttgaaaactcctttTATACACCTAGTAACAAATGAGTTACAGGTCTGACAGGACTCAAATTGAAAGCCACTATTCTATGAAGATGTTCATGAGAACCAGCAGCTCAAATGAAGTGGGCTTCCCAGGCTTCTAATCCCACTGCCAGCTATATATACCTTTCTTAGCCTTCCTTAATGTCTTTGCATTTCCCCTGCACGTGGACAATGACCTTTCTTCTCCATAACTCTAAGAAGCTGATCTCAGGACAGTATTGCAAGACAAGGTGGCCACACTGATGTGGTCCAACAGCCTGGAGGTCCTTCCCGTGTCCCACGCATCACAGCAACTCACCGTCTTCACTGTGAACCCAGGTGCTGCACTCACACCACTGTGTGCTCCACGAGGCCATCCCACCCTTCCCAGAACGTTCTAACATTTCTATGAGGTGGCTAGCACGTAATACGCAGCAGGAGGCCCTTACTTGTGTCACATTTGACCCTCCTGACAGCAGCATGGAATGATTACAAGCAAAGTTCCAGACAGTTCAAATGGCTGGTTCAATTCCTTGATCCACCATTTTCAGCCATGTGACCTTAAGATATTTAACCtacagcttcaatttccctattTACAAAAGAGGCTTGGAAATAAACACCTAATTCATGTGGATCGCCACGGTGATTAGTCTATGAAAGACCCTTTTAGTGCTGCTTAGCACTGCAATGAATGCTATTATCCATCCCCCTTTTATAAACGACAAACCTGAGGTAGAGCTGCTGACAGGTCCAATGCCACATAGCTAGGAGGGGTATAGCCATCCCTCAAATCAGGAAAGCAGATTTCAAACAGtcggggcaggcatctggcacagcagttcaggTACTGTGTGAGACATcacatcccaaactggagtgcctAGGGTGAAACCTGGCCCTGCTTCCGACACCAGCTTCCttctaaagcacaccctgggagcgcACAGATGGCAGCTGAAGGAATGGGTCCCtgtgccacccatacaggagagctgggttgagttctagtctcctggctttggcctagctcagtcctTGCAGTTATGGACATTAAGGGAGTAAATGAAGAGATGGaatacctctgtctctacctttcaaataaaataaaaaacaacctttaagattaaaaaagtctggctggcgccgcggctcactaggccaatcccccacctgcggcaccagcacccggggttctagtcccagttggggcactggttctgtcccggttgtcctcttccaggccagctctctgctctggcctgggagggcagtggaggatggccccggtccttgggccctgcacccgcatgggagaccaggaggaggcacctggctcctggcttcagattggcgcagcacgccgaccATAGCGACCatgtgggggggtgaaccaacggaaggaagacctttctctctgtgtctaactctgtaaaaaaaaaaaaaaaaaaaaaaaaaaaaaaaaaaaaagattaaaatagtcTATGTCCAGTCAGGTGTTAAATCAAAACTCTATAAAGTAGTCTCTTAGTAAGGACTGCCACATCCTCTCCTCATCTACCACGGGCCAAGCACTGGTTACTAACTAACTGCTTCACTGAGACAGTCCTGCTTCCCTTTCCAGGCTGGACATTTTTCAAGGTCAGCCCAAGCTACCTGTGCCCTGCATTTCAGGcactttaaatacatattttaaatgatttagaaCTAGATATGAAACCCAGGTTTAAGAATTTCCTCTGGAAAACTCGACTGCTTAACCCTTCATGACATTTTAAACTTAGCCATTTTTTAATATGCTATCCATCTCATCTCTATCCCAAACTCCCATTACATAGTATACTAGTCCATAATCCTGGTAAATCTTTTTGCATTACAACCACTCATCCCATGTTATAGTCCACTTACTTGGCTTGACACGGCTTCACAGGACAAAATGCACGGAAGACCACGATCTGCAGACTTCTGATATAACTGAGGGGTATGACTAAAAAGGGAGCCTACCTGTAGAGGACGAGCCTTCAGTGATGATCCTAGTAACTCCATTAAAAGACGGGGCCCCAGACCTACCCCAAACATAATTTAAAACAAGGTCAAAATCTCAGAAGAGAGCAGACTGACAAGGCTAGAAGCTTCTACATGGTCTTCTTTCAGGAATAAACCAACTGAAACGTCTCCAATGAAGGCCAAGTTGTAGAGGTGAATGGTGTATTAGCTGAGTGATCCAGAGACACACTGAAAGCCCATGTTCCCAAAATACACATTAAGTGTCTATCCTCCCATTCACTCAACCCAACTCTTCCCAAGTTACAGGACGCTAGAAATCGGAAAGCCATAAAAAGCGAAGTATAAGGAGTGGGTTATGTAAGATTAACAAAGGTGGCACAATTTAAATcaaaaagaggggagagagattttaaaacaatctgtaagaaagaggaaaatgacAAATGATTTAGCTTTGTGGCTCCTTCTGGCTTTAACAACCAGAAGCCTGAGGGCTGAGGCAGCAACGGCAACAGGACCTAAAGATGACAGGTGGTTAAGGTGATCATCTAGGCCAGGTCATTCTGAAGAGTTGGGGCTGCAACAGAGAACATCAGCAGAGGCCCTGTTTTGCAGGAACCATGGTATTGGACAGTGACTTAGCCCTTACTGGAGAGAGGAAAATGACAGAAAGCCACACTGACGAAGAAAGAAATACTGCAAATACACGGGTCACAATCATAAGCCTGCAGTCAACCTTCAATACTGCAGAATAACCGAAGCTCAGCTTATTAGCTCGCCTCTCACAGATCACTCCACCACCGCACAGGAAAAACAAGAAACCtagccacctcctcctcccattgTTCCTCAGTCCTGCAAAGAAATGCAAAGGAGCAGTGAAGCACCTGAAGGCGAAGCAATGAGCAGGAGAAGCAAAGAAGAGAGCGATGGCCCCAGGACTCCCTGATCACCCACTGGCACCCCCAAGTAAGAGCTCACGGTCTGAAGACTGATGTTTCTGCACGCCGGGCAGAGGGAAGCAGATACCTGGGGCAAACTACCCTGCAGCAGGCAAGCTCACACGTGAAGCTGATGGAGGAAGAGGACAACCCACCTGGCACGCCACGAGACTGACACACCTCCCCAGATACCTTACCCTAGCAGGCCACCCAATCAAGTCTCCAGAGCCCCTCTCCCCAAAGGAGCATCAGTTTTTCCTGTTGCCACCCACCCAATGGTCCTTTATTTGCCCATCAAGCCGAAGCCTCCACCTTTTCCCTGGTTGGAACTTCCATGTTTTTTTGTGCTCAACCCCCAACCCAGGAATAAAAGCATAGAAACAGTCTTCCAATTTCCACCCAACCCCAGCACCCCGACTTGGTTATGCTTGCACCCCACCCCTTCCCACAGTCTCTCATGACATCTTCAAATATAAACCCATCAAGAAAACATCTGAACACCCTAACCAATGGAGACAGGGAAAGGAGTCTCAGGTGACTGATGGCAGGGTTGGCAGGACGCAGGAAGGACGCTCCATGGTGAAGTTCAACAGGCGAAGTACCAGGTCTACGGCCAGAACGCTCCATACCTGTTTCAaattctccctgcccctcctttcTCCAACCACAGGGCAGTAACAGACACTGACATCTCCCCCAACCCACAATGGCTCCTTTGCTGATGCCGGCTCCAGCATTCACTCAAGCCCACTGCCTGCAGGATCCACTAGCTTTGTAAACACCACAGCAGCCCATTCCCAACCTATTTGAGAAGCCAAACCCCAGAACCACCCTGCTGGAGCACAAGTTGTTCCTGAACTGGGGAAAAGTCAGGGAACACGgtcagccagaggcagaggaaatGGGCTTTAGTCGCTGGATTTCGGTGCTCAATTAAAGCTGACAGCCAAGGAAGTCCAAGACTCTTGAGTGGACTCTGCAGTCCTAAAGACGCAGGCAGGCTGAGCACTGACGAGCTAACCCCTCTGGGCAGGGAAATCGTTATCCCCACGTGCACACCCCTTCTCTCCCCACCATGGATTCTTCCAGCTGCCTCCGCTTTAGCTGCCATGTATTCCTGGATGTCAACTGACTCCTCTGACACTGAGTGCAATCAAGACAATGACAACCAGGTTTCCAAACTGCAAATTGCCCCAAGTTTTATTTGTAGTCCatacaaaagggaaaaaattaagGTTTTCTAATACCACCTACTTGGGGAGATGGGGAAGTGGGACTGTGCCGCTCACCATCAGCCAGAACATCAATGGTCGGTCGGGATTTGGACATGTACCAACTGACTGTCCCAACAGGAACTCAGTCTCAACAGTCTACAGAGGGACAGTCAGGGACCCCTGGACTGCTGGCACAGTTTGGCGCATAGGAAATGGTCAAGCTAATCCTTTCCTGGCCTCCCTcacatctaaaaagaaaaaggcgCCGCCGACCTCAGCTGCAGGTTGCTTCCCCATCCAGACGACCTTAAATATCGCgcacaaaaaataaaagggagccaggaaaaataaaaacataaaagaaattccCATTCTGGGGAAATGGGAGGCAAGGTGGAGGGGAAACCGCAGATCTAGAGCCAGTAGCAAGATTTGCTGCTGAGGCGAAGAACAAAGTCGGTTACTGCCAAACACTCAAAAGGATCAGCTCCTGGGGGAAGGCCCACTGGTAGAGGGGATGAAAAACCGCAACCGGGAGAGCCAGGGCCACAGGAGGCATAACCGGGTCTGCACCCTACCTACCTCGCCCGCCCTCCCTCTGGTGTCCCCTCCCCAGGATGGCCCTACATGCGGCGCTGGTAGCCAGAGTGCATCTGAGCTGCCCGCAGGTAATCATTATAGGAGCCCGAATAGCGTGCGTAATCAGAATGGGCATCGGGCAGGCGACGGTAATCCAGCGAGGACTTTGTCGGCGAGCGGCGGAACGAAAGCTGCGACTCTGATAAACGGCGGTAATCAGAGAGCTCGGCTAAACGCCGGTCGGAACCATACCTAGTCGAGAGAAGAAGACAGTTGGTGAATGAGACAATTGAGGGGAGGGCTCCAGGTGGGCATGGGGGAGATGCCAATGGGGACAGGGAGGGTGTGATCAGACTGGTCTCCAACAGATTGGTCTCCTTTTGTCAGAAGGCTCATCACCCTAGCCAGGCCACGAAATCCAGCCTGGGTTCAACCCAGTGGGAAACCAAGCCCTCCACTGAAGTCCTCCCTTCCCAACTGGCCAAGGTGGATTTGGTCTACATCCCCAAATCACAGAGTACCTCCACCCCGGGCCCTACACAGACAGACCCTGGTTGTTTATCAACAGAACGGCGGATGAAAGCAAGGTCCCCAACTCTCCAGAGTGGACGCACCTCATAGACTTGCCTTCAGACAGCTGAGTGCCAAAGGGACTCCTCtttcacacccacacccactcccacacccacacccaccaaaGCCAGGACAACCGTATGCCAGGTTTAAGGATCCTTGAGACAGTGGGAAAGGGCATGGGCCACAATCCCGCAGGCAGGGGCCTCAGCGGCAAGTGGTGATGCTTTTGCTGGCCTGATCAGCTAATACCACCCCAGGCTGGAGAACCATGCTCCACCCGATTCTGGCGACCAGAAAAGTCCACACACACCACCCCCTCAGCCTCTGGACATCCCAAGGGAGTAAAGGAAAAAAGACCGAGGGAGGGGCCGATGGCTCCAGTTTCCCTCCCATGCCAACCTCAGCCCCTTGCCCTGAGCCCCAGCTGGGGGCACAGGCGGGGGGGCATACAGTACCTTTTCGACATGGCGACAGCCTTTTTGTAGGGATCGTCGTAGCTGgcccggggtggggagagacGGGTACGCTCATAAGGCGGCGGGGTGCTGTTGGCGTTGGCAACGGCCCCCTGGGACATGGACAGGTAGGCTGCAGACGGCTGACCTGCCCCGTCGTAGGCACTGCCCGGCTGGCCGCGGTAGGAGGCAGCAGCCTGAGGATGCTGCTGGGCAGCATAGGAAGCAGCCAGGGAGGCTGACTGAGTGCGGTAGGGCGCTGCCAGGGTGGCAGAAGGCTGGGCCCCATAGGCGGCTGCGGCACCATAGGAGCCAGTGGCCGCAGCCGCCGACTGAGCCCCATAGGAGCCTGACAGGCCCATCGATGCTTGAGCCCCGTAACTATTCAGCTGGGTCTGGACCACCGGCTGGGCCCCATAGGAGCCAGCCATCGGGGTAGTGGCTTGTGCAGCGTAGGCGGCTGGCTGGCTGGCGTAGGCGGCAGCTGTGGCTGGCTGTGCCACATAGGCGGCGGGCTGAGAAGAGTAGGAAGCAGTCTGCTGTGCAGCATATGGAGCGGACTGGGCATTGTAGGAGGCCGAGGGCTGGGCACTGTAAGAAGCTGCCTGGGCTCCATAAGCCAGTGAGGAGGCTGCAGACTGAGCCCCATAGGAGGCTGCCTGAGCCCCATAGGAACCTAGGGAGGAAGCTGCTCCCTGGGTGTTGTAGGAGGACGCTGCCGCGCGAACCCCATAGGAAGAGGCAGCCTGGGCGCCATAAGAGGATGGCTGGTTACCATAGGAGGCGAGGGAGGAGCCCTGCGCCCCATAGGAGTTGAGTGAAGAAGCCGCAGCTGCCTGACCCCCATAGGAGAGGGCTGAGGCTGAGGGCTGGGCTCCACCATATGGGCCAAGTGAAGAAGCTGCGGCAGACTGGGAGCTAGGGCTAGCCAGCTGGCCCCTGTATGGGGCCCCAAGGGAGACAGAGGGCTGAGCACGGTAAGAGGCTGCCTGGGCTGTCATGGGCTGAGTCCGGTAGCCAACACCCAAAGAGGCAGAAGGCTGAGCCCTGTAAGCAGCTCCCAGCGACACGGAGGGCTGGGCCCGGTAGGTGGCGGGCTGGGCCGTCAGAGGAGCCACGTACGAGGCTCGGGGAGGTGAACGGCGCAGGGGGCTGCGGTCGCGACCAAAGAAAGGAGGTGTGGGCTGACGGGCTTGCCCATCAAAGCCACCAGTGCTGTTGCCAAAAGCCTGCTGATAGTCGAAGGTGGCAGAGAAGCCACCAGTTCCAGGGAATGCCGTATCCCCAGCCCCTGGTTTCTTGGTCTTGTCCCCAGACTGGATAGCCAGGCCAGGCCCCTTCTTCTGACCCTTGGTTGAGAGTTCCACGTTGATGCGCTTGCCCTTCACTTCTTTGCCGTTGAGCTGCGCGATGGCGGCTTTGGCATCTGCTTCCTTCTCCATGTGAACAAACGCGTAGTCTGATAAAGCAGCAGACAGAGGGTTAGCAATTAGGGGGGCAGGGCACGCTACCTGATGGGTCCCAAACTGGACACACAACAGCACCCAGCTGTTGCCAGCTACCTCCAGGCCTCCAATCCCTACTGAGCAGGAGTACATCATACAGTGTGGCTCCCAGATAACAAGGTTTCTGTCTCCAACAGCCAGCTTTGCCTGCGGTCTTCTCCCCCACTCTTCCTTTTCCCCTGCCACCTCACCCAACTCCCTCATCAAAGAAGAAAGCGCAGAGATGGACTCAAACACAGGATTAAAAATCTTCACAGCCCCTGTTAGtataaaccagcagacaaaatGCAGAACGAGTCCCTGAATCACTCAATTACTTAATGTTCTCAACCCAAGTTCACCGAACACTACAGCTCACCTTCAGGGCTTAGCTCTCAAGCACTGGTTTCAGCATGACCCATCTCTCAGTCTCCATCCAATTAAGGCAAGAGTTAAGCCTGCACCGAGCAAGCCGTTCACAAAAG from Oryctolagus cuniculus chromosome 1, mOryCun1.1, whole genome shotgun sequence includes these protein-coding regions:
- the RBM14 gene encoding RNA-binding protein 14 isoform X2, translated to MKIFVGNVDGADTTPEELAALFAPYGTVMSCAVMKQFAFVHMRENAGALRAIEALHGHELRPGRALVVEMSRPRPLNTWKIFVGNVSAACTSQELRSLFERRGRVIECDVVKDYAFVHMEKEADAKAAIAQLNGKEVKGKRINVELSTKGQKKGPGLAIQSGDKTKKPGAGDTAFPGTGGFSATFDYQQAFGNSTGGFDGQARQPTPPFFGRDRSPLRRSPPRASYVAPLTAQPATYRAQPSVSLGAAYRAQPSASLGVGYRTQPMTAQAASYRAQPSVSLGAPYRGQLASPSSQSAAASSLGPYGGAQPSASALSYGGQAAAASSLNSYGAQGSSLASYGNQPSSYGAQAASSYGVRAAASSYNTQGAASSLGSYGAQAASYGAQSAASSLAYGAQAASYSAQPSASYNAQSAPYAAQQTASYSSQPAAYVAQPATAAAYASQPAAYAAQATTPMAGSYGAQPVVQTQLNSYGAQASMGLSGSYGAQSAAAATGSYGAAAAYGAQPSATLAAPYRTQSASLAASYAAQQHPQAAASYRGQPGSAYDGAGQPSAAYLSMSQGAVANANSTPPPYERTRLSPPRASYDDPYKKAVAMSKRYGSDRRLAELSDYRRLSESQLSFRRSPTKSSLDYRRLPDAHSDYARYSGSYNDYLRAAQMHSGYQRRM
- the RBM14 gene encoding RNA-binding protein 14 isoform X1, which codes for MEKEADAKAAIAQLNGKEVKGKRINVELSTKGQKKGPGLAIQSGDKTKKPGAGDTAFPGTGGFSATFDYQQAFGNSTGGFDGQARQPTPPFFGRDRSPLRRSPPRASYVAPLTAQPATYRAQPSVSLGAAYRAQPSASLGVGYRTQPMTAQAASYRAQPSVSLGAPYRGQLASPSSQSAAASSLGPYGGAQPSASALSYGGQAAAASSLNSYGAQGSSLASYGNQPSSYGAQAASSYGVRAAASSYNTQGAASSLGSYGAQAASYGAQSAASSLAYGAQAASYSAQPSASYNAQSAPYAAQQTASYSSQPAAYVAQPATAAAYASQPAAYAAQATTPMAGSYGAQPVVQTQLNSYGAQASMGLSGSYGAQSAAAATGSYGAAAAYGAQPSATLAAPYRTQSASLAASYAAQQHPQAAASYRGQPGSAYDGAGQPSAAYLSMSQGAVANANSTPPPYERTRLSPPRASYDDPYKKAVAMSKRYGSDRRLAELSDYRRLSESQLSFRRSPTKSSLDYRRLPDAHSDYARYSGSYNDYLRAAQMHSGYQRRM